The Thermosynechococcus sp. genome has a segment encoding these proteins:
- a CDS encoding pentapeptide repeat-containing protein, which produces MAHPQHLQLLKQGVTAWNQWREQDSDIRPDLGQADLTGANLELYNLTNANLDQANLAGADLRNALLKDAYMAGANLYMSDLIEADLQGACLQRATLAGADLYKSNIAMADLRQANLVGTLLRRVSLIEATLAYANLTRANLFQANLQLADLKGAILQEAILESASLIEANFESAVLIAAKMSKANARRANFKGANLYKAEMDGMDLRDAILDPA; this is translated from the coding sequence GTGGCTCATCCCCAACATCTTCAGCTTCTTAAGCAGGGGGTTACCGCTTGGAATCAATGGCGGGAGCAAGACAGTGATATTCGCCCTGATCTGGGACAGGCGGATCTCACTGGCGCCAATTTAGAGCTGTACAACCTCACCAATGCCAATCTCGATCAGGCAAATTTAGCGGGGGCTGATCTGCGCAACGCTCTGCTCAAGGATGCTTACATGGCAGGAGCAAACCTCTACATGAGTGACCTGATTGAGGCAGATTTGCAGGGCGCCTGTTTACAGCGAGCCACCTTGGCGGGTGCCGATCTCTACAAGTCAAACATTGCTATGGCCGATCTGCGCCAAGCCAACTTAGTGGGCACGCTACTGCGGCGAGTGAGTTTAATAGAGGCGACCCTTGCCTATGCCAACCTCACCCGTGCCAATCTTTTTCAGGCCAACCTGCAATTAGCTGATCTCAAGGGTGCAATTTTGCAAGAGGCGATTCTCGAAAGCGCCAGTCTCATTGAGGCGAACTTTGAATCTGCCGTTCTCATTGCTGCCAAGATGTCAAAGGCCAATGCCCGCCGTGCCAACTTTAAGGGAGCAAACCTCTACAAAGCAGAAATGGACGGCATGGATCTACGGGATGCCATTCTCGATCCAGCTTAA
- a CDS encoding DUF454 family protein, which produces MTKSIRNTARMVLGVIFGIIGVVGFILPLVPGTPFLLMAAACFNSMEPEETTRAQGNESPPVA; this is translated from the coding sequence GTGACTAAAAGCATCCGTAACACAGCACGTATGGTTCTTGGTGTGATTTTTGGAATTATTGGGGTTGTGGGCTTTATCTTACCCCTAGTGCCAGGAACGCCTTTTTTGCTGATGGCGGCAGCTTGTTTTAATTCTATGGAACCCGAGGAGACCACCAGGGCCCAAGGGAATGAATCGCCACCTGTGGCATGA
- the crtE gene encoding geranylgeranyl diphosphate synthase CrtE gives MISADPPHVHPAGTFDLKAYLKERQALVEAALEAAIPVAYPEKIYDAMRYSLMAGGKRLRPILCLATCELMGGTVEMAMPTACALEMIHTMSLIHDDLPAMDNDDYRRGKPTNHKVYGEDIAILAGDGLLAYAFEYVVEQTKNVPAEYLLKIVARLGHAVAATGLVGGQVVDLECEGQPDIGLETLHFIHSHKTGALLEASVVSGALLRGASESDVARLSRYAANIGLAFQIVDDILDITSTRDVLGKTVGKDVAAQKMTYPRLWGLEKSRQEAERLVAEAKAELAVYGAAAIPLQAIADYIASRSH, from the coding sequence ATGATTTCCGCTGATCCCCCCCACGTCCATCCCGCCGGCACATTTGATCTCAAGGCCTACCTCAAAGAACGCCAAGCCCTTGTGGAAGCTGCCCTTGAAGCCGCGATTCCGGTGGCCTATCCGGAGAAAATTTACGATGCAATGCGCTATTCACTGATGGCGGGGGGCAAGCGGCTGCGCCCGATTCTCTGTTTGGCCACCTGTGAACTGATGGGGGGCACCGTCGAAATGGCCATGCCGACTGCCTGCGCGTTGGAGATGATCCATACGATGTCGCTGATCCACGATGATCTGCCGGCCATGGACAATGACGACTACCGTCGCGGCAAGCCCACCAATCACAAGGTCTATGGCGAGGATATTGCCATTCTGGCGGGGGATGGCTTATTGGCCTATGCCTTTGAGTATGTGGTGGAACAAACCAAAAATGTGCCAGCGGAGTATCTGCTGAAAATTGTGGCGCGGTTGGGGCATGCGGTGGCCGCAACGGGATTGGTCGGTGGTCAAGTGGTGGATTTAGAGTGTGAAGGACAGCCCGACATTGGTCTGGAAACGCTGCATTTTATCCACTCCCACAAAACGGGGGCACTCCTGGAGGCCTCTGTGGTTTCTGGGGCATTGCTGAGGGGGGCGAGTGAATCTGACGTGGCACGCCTGTCCCGCTATGCGGCAAATATTGGCTTGGCATTCCAGATTGTGGATGATATTTTGGATATCACTTCGACCCGCGATGTCCTCGGTAAAACCGTTGGTAAAGATGTGGCTGCCCAAAAAATGACCTACCCGCGCCTGTGGGGCCTGGAAAAATCCCGCCAAGAGGCTGAGCGCCTGGTGGCGGAGGCGAAGGCAGAGTTGGCTGTCTATGGAGCAGCCGCTATTCCTTTGCAGGCGATCGCCGACTACATTGCCAGCCGTAGTCATTAA
- a CDS encoding divergent PAP2 family protein yields the protein MMDGLRELLANRVLWVAFAASAIAQMLKLLIDIAKHRKLNFRVLVETGGMPSSHSALVTALATGVGLQRGWDSIEFAIAIVFACIVMYDAAGVRQAAGKQARILNQIVDEFFQEGHELAEARLKELLGHTPIQVIVGSALGVAIAWLGV from the coding sequence ATGATGGACGGTCTTCGTGAGCTACTGGCTAACCGTGTCCTCTGGGTCGCTTTTGCCGCAAGCGCGATCGCCCAAATGCTCAAGTTACTGATTGACATTGCCAAACACCGCAAGCTCAACTTCCGCGTTTTGGTGGAAACCGGTGGGATGCCCAGTTCCCACTCCGCCCTGGTCACTGCTTTGGCGACTGGCGTAGGGCTTCAACGCGGCTGGGATAGCATTGAGTTTGCAATTGCCATTGTCTTTGCCTGTATTGTCATGTATGATGCCGCTGGGGTACGCCAAGCAGCAGGTAAACAGGCCCGCATTCTCAATCAAATTGTTGATGAATTTTTCCAGGAGGGGCACGAATTGGCAGAGGCCCGCCTCAAGGAGTTGTTGGGGCACACCCCCATTCAAGTCATTGTCGGTTCCGCCCTCGGGGTGGCGATCGCTTGGCTAGGGGTCTAG
- a CDS encoding mannose-1-phosphate guanylyltransferase/mannose-6-phosphate isomerase — protein MDCIPVILSGGVGSRLWPLSRQAHPKQFMRLTPEGKSLLQQTWQRLQGLPQLQPPVVVANEAHRFLVAEQFQELGVTPTRILLEPIGRNTAPAITVAALYVTEVLASDALLLVLPADHFIQDVAHFQWGLQRGFSAAAQDWLVTFGIAPTSPHTGYGYIRRGESLSDPDTYRVAEFVEKPDLATAEAYLAEGNYLWNSGMFLFRAQSFLAELAQQQPQILDYCRLALRQGREDLDFIRLAKEPFDQCPNLSVDYGLMEKTQKAAVVPLDCGWSDVGSWSSLWEIMPKDAWGNSCRGDVLVYNSKDCFVQSQHRLVALAGVDNLMVVETADAILIAHRNAAQQVKEVVEQLQARNRREAYNHRVIYRPWGYYDAIDAGHRFQVKRITVKPGASLSLQQHHHRAEHWIVVSGTAEVTCNGKTFLLTENESTYIPVGAVHRLANPGKIPLEMIEVQSGSYLGEDDIVRFEDRYGRQTE, from the coding sequence ATGGACTGTATTCCTGTCATTCTATCGGGGGGCGTAGGAAGTCGCCTCTGGCCATTATCGCGACAAGCTCATCCCAAGCAGTTTATGCGCCTAACTCCCGAAGGGAAGAGTCTGCTACAGCAAACGTGGCAACGGTTGCAGGGCTTACCCCAACTTCAGCCCCCCGTTGTTGTTGCCAATGAAGCCCATCGCTTTCTTGTGGCGGAGCAATTTCAGGAGCTGGGGGTAACGCCGACACGTATTTTACTTGAACCCATAGGGCGCAATACTGCCCCTGCCATTACCGTTGCTGCCCTCTACGTCACGGAAGTCCTTGCCAGCGATGCTCTTCTCTTGGTGCTGCCGGCAGATCACTTCATTCAGGATGTTGCCCATTTTCAGTGGGGACTGCAACGGGGATTTTCAGCCGCCGCTCAGGACTGGTTGGTAACCTTTGGGATTGCGCCCACTTCTCCCCATACAGGCTATGGCTACATCCGGCGCGGCGAGTCCCTCAGTGATCCTGACACCTATCGCGTGGCCGAGTTTGTGGAGAAACCCGATTTAGCAACAGCAGAGGCCTACCTTGCTGAGGGGAATTATCTTTGGAATAGCGGCATGTTTCTCTTCCGGGCCCAGAGTTTTTTGGCGGAACTGGCACAGCAACAGCCACAGATTTTAGACTATTGCCGCTTGGCCCTCCGGCAGGGACGGGAGGATTTAGACTTTATCCGCTTGGCGAAGGAACCCTTTGACCAGTGCCCCAATCTTTCTGTGGATTATGGCCTCATGGAGAAGACCCAAAAAGCAGCTGTCGTGCCCCTAGACTGTGGCTGGAGCGATGTGGGATCTTGGTCGAGTCTCTGGGAGATCATGCCCAAGGATGCATGGGGGAACAGTTGCCGCGGCGATGTCCTCGTTTATAACAGCAAAGACTGCTTTGTCCAGAGTCAGCACCGCCTGGTTGCCTTGGCGGGCGTGGACAACCTCATGGTGGTGGAAACGGCCGATGCCATTCTGATTGCCCATCGCAACGCGGCACAACAGGTGAAAGAGGTGGTGGAGCAACTCCAAGCCCGCAACCGCCGCGAGGCCTATAATCATCGGGTGATCTATCGCCCTTGGGGTTACTACGATGCCATTGATGCCGGTCATCGCTTTCAGGTAAAGCGGATTACGGTGAAGCCAGGAGCCAGCCTTTCACTCCAACAGCACCATCATCGTGCCGAGCATTGGATTGTGGTCAGTGGCACCGCAGAGGTCACCTGTAATGGCAAGACATTTTTGCTTACGGAAAATGAGTCCACCTATATTCCCGTAGGAGCAGTGCACCGTTTGGCCAATCCGGGGAAAATTCCCCTTGAGATGATTGAGGTGCAGTCGGGGTCATACCTGGGGGAGGATGATATTGTCCGCTTTGAGGATCGCTATGGTCGCCAGACAGAGTAA
- the ndhO gene encoding photosynthetic/respiratory NAD(P)H-quinone oxidoreductase subunit O, protein MAIKKGDLVKVVAEKLANSLEALASDHRYPPYLFEGRGEVVEIRGDYAQIKFPVPTPTVWLRLDQLEVAK, encoded by the coding sequence ATGGCAATCAAGAAAGGAGATTTGGTGAAGGTCGTGGCCGAAAAGTTGGCCAATAGTCTTGAGGCTCTAGCCAGTGATCACCGCTACCCCCCCTATCTCTTTGAGGGACGGGGCGAGGTGGTGGAAATTCGCGGTGACTATGCTCAGATTAAATTTCCAGTGCCCACTCCCACGGTTTGGCTGCGCCTCGATCAACTCGAGGTTGCCAAATAA
- a CDS encoding folate/biopterin family MFS transporter, whose amino-acid sequence MLVQPSQPQRWFQWLKETLLFGQEPSGELLAILLVYFVQGVLGLARLAISFFFKDELGLSPAEVAALMGVAALPWVIKPVFGLVSDSLPLLGFRRRSYLVLAGLLGCGAWLSLGTWVATPWQATAAILAASMAIALSDVIVDSLVVERARQESATEMGTLQSLSWAATAVGGILTAYFSGQLLQWFSPRTVFQMTAVFPLLVSAVAGAIAEARVTARPQLSQTWEHINRVRQAMMQKRIWLPVAFLFLWQATPGSESAFFFFTTNELGFEAEFLGRVRLVTSIASLLGVWIFQRYLKTLPLRTIFFWSTILSAFLGLSSLILVTHLNRQWGISDQWFSLGDSLILAVMGQIAFMPVLVLAARLCPPGIEATLFALLMSISNLANLVSHELGALLTHWLGITEHNFDRLWLLVLITNLSTLLPLPLLNWLPQQLPAPASQSAVAVELEPSVS is encoded by the coding sequence ATGCTGGTTCAACCTTCGCAACCTCAACGCTGGTTTCAGTGGCTCAAGGAGACACTCCTTTTTGGCCAAGAGCCCAGTGGCGAACTCTTAGCCATTTTGCTGGTGTATTTTGTCCAAGGGGTTTTGGGCTTAGCACGGCTGGCCATTAGCTTTTTCTTTAAGGATGAGTTGGGGCTGTCTCCGGCGGAAGTGGCGGCATTGATGGGTGTGGCTGCGCTGCCCTGGGTGATTAAGCCAGTCTTTGGTCTGGTTTCTGATAGCCTGCCGCTTTTGGGATTTCGCCGCCGCTCCTATCTTGTCCTGGCGGGCTTGCTGGGCTGTGGGGCGTGGTTGAGCCTGGGGACGTGGGTGGCTACCCCTTGGCAGGCAACGGCAGCGATTCTAGCAGCATCGATGGCGATCGCCCTCAGTGATGTGATTGTCGATTCACTGGTGGTTGAACGGGCACGCCAGGAATCCGCTACAGAAATGGGAACTCTCCAATCCCTAAGCTGGGCCGCTACTGCTGTGGGGGGCATCCTTACTGCTTACTTTAGTGGCCAACTGTTGCAGTGGTTTAGTCCGCGTACAGTCTTTCAAATGACGGCGGTGTTTCCCCTCTTGGTGTCGGCGGTGGCGGGGGCGATCGCCGAAGCACGGGTCACGGCTCGGCCTCAACTAAGTCAAACTTGGGAGCATATCAACCGTGTGCGCCAAGCCATGATGCAAAAACGGATTTGGTTGCCGGTGGCCTTCCTCTTCCTCTGGCAAGCAACCCCCGGCTCGGAATCCGCTTTCTTTTTCTTTACAACGAATGAATTGGGCTTTGAGGCGGAGTTTTTGGGGCGGGTGCGCCTTGTCACTAGCATCGCCTCCCTCTTGGGGGTATGGATTTTCCAGCGGTATTTGAAAACGCTGCCCCTGCGTACCATATTTTTCTGGAGCACGATTCTTTCAGCTTTTTTAGGACTCTCTAGCTTAATTTTGGTTACCCACCTCAATCGCCAATGGGGCATTAGTGACCAGTGGTTTAGCTTGGGGGATAGCTTGATTTTGGCTGTCATGGGGCAAATTGCCTTTATGCCCGTACTGGTGCTGGCGGCCCGGTTGTGTCCGCCGGGGATTGAGGCCACCCTCTTTGCGCTGCTGATGTCCATTAGCAACCTTGCCAATCTGGTCTCCCATGAGTTGGGGGCGCTGCTGACCCACTGGCTGGGGATTACCGAGCACAACTTTGATCGCCTGTGGTTGCTCGTGCTCATTACTAACCTGAGTACGCTATTGCCACTACCGCTGTTGAACTGGTTGCCGCAGCAGCTGCCCGCACCCGCCTCTCAATCCGCTGTTGCTGTTGAGTTGGAGCCAAGTGTTTCATGA
- a CDS encoding carotenoid oxygenase family protein: protein MTGVLERPYTMADWRGGTQSLTQEYDYWIEDVEGTVPTDLVGTLYRNGPGLLERGGVPLAHPFDGDGMICAFRFEKGRVHFRNRYVRTAGFVAEEKANRLLYRGVFGTQKPGGWFANFLDTRVKNIANTHVIYWAGKLLALWEAGLPYRLDPLTLETLGLDNLGGLLKESDAFAAHPRFDPQTQRLVNFSVKPGLSTRLRLYEFDATGQCVSQPVFQIPGFAFIHDFALTPNYAIVFQNPVQFNPLPYLLGLRGAAQCLQFNAQKPTRVWLLPRRGGPPQLLTMPPCFVFHHANAYEAGDEIHVESIAYSHFPALEPGMDFREVNFAALPASLLWRIQLNPKTKAVDWQVVSDRPCEFPVVHPAKVGQPYRYTYLAAGHDPKTNAPLQALWRCDRAHGEEQFWSAAPRGFLSEPIFVPRGLQKGDFLWQGAQGEEDGWVLQVLYDASCHKSQLLIFDAAAISAGPVARLRLKHHIPYGLHGSFTTAV from the coding sequence ATGACAGGAGTTTTAGAGCGCCCCTATACAATGGCGGATTGGCGGGGGGGAACCCAATCCCTGACCCAGGAGTATGACTATTGGATTGAGGATGTCGAAGGCACGGTGCCCACAGATTTGGTGGGGACGCTCTATCGCAATGGTCCGGGTCTATTGGAGCGCGGCGGCGTGCCCTTAGCCCATCCCTTCGATGGCGACGGCATGATCTGTGCCTTTCGCTTTGAGAAGGGACGGGTACATTTTCGCAATCGCTACGTGCGCACTGCCGGATTTGTGGCGGAGGAAAAAGCCAATCGCCTGCTCTATCGCGGTGTCTTTGGCACCCAAAAGCCGGGCGGCTGGTTCGCCAATTTCCTCGATACCCGTGTCAAAAACATTGCCAATACCCATGTGATCTACTGGGCTGGGAAATTACTGGCGCTGTGGGAAGCGGGTTTGCCCTACCGCCTTGACCCCCTGACCCTAGAAACGCTTGGACTTGACAATCTAGGGGGTCTCCTCAAGGAGAGTGATGCCTTTGCAGCGCATCCCCGCTTTGATCCCCAGACGCAGCGGTTGGTGAACTTTAGTGTCAAGCCCGGCCTGAGTACCCGCCTTAGGCTCTATGAGTTTGATGCCACTGGTCAGTGTGTCTCGCAGCCGGTATTTCAAATTCCAGGGTTTGCCTTTATCCACGACTTTGCCCTCACCCCCAATTACGCCATTGTTTTTCAAAACCCAGTGCAATTCAATCCCTTGCCCTATCTGCTGGGACTGCGGGGCGCTGCCCAGTGCCTTCAATTCAACGCTCAGAAACCGACACGGGTTTGGCTGCTGCCCCGTCGGGGTGGCCCCCCCCAACTGTTGACGATGCCCCCCTGTTTTGTCTTTCACCATGCCAATGCCTACGAAGCAGGGGATGAAATTCACGTGGAGTCGATTGCCTACAGCCACTTTCCCGCTTTGGAGCCGGGCATGGATTTTCGCGAGGTGAATTTTGCGGCTCTGCCTGCAAGTTTGCTGTGGCGGATCCAGTTGAACCCGAAGACAAAAGCTGTGGACTGGCAGGTGGTGAGCGATCGCCCCTGCGAATTTCCTGTGGTGCATCCGGCTAAGGTGGGGCAACCCTATCGCTACACCTATTTGGCGGCGGGGCATGATCCAAAAACCAATGCACCCCTACAGGCACTGTGGCGGTGCGATCGCGCCCACGGCGAAGAACAGTTTTGGTCAGCCGCGCCGCGCGGTTTTCTCAGTGAGCCGATCTTTGTTCCCCGCGGTCTGCAAAAGGGGGACTTTCTCTGGCAGGGGGCCCAAGGAGAAGAGGATGGCTGGGTGCTCCAGGTGCTCTATGATGCCAGTTGCCACAAATCGCAGTTACTCATCTTTGATGCCGCGGCCATTAGCGCCGGCCCTGTGGCACGGTTGCGCCTGAAACACCACATTCCCTACGGTCTCCACGGTTCATTTACCACGGCGGTCTAG
- a CDS encoding CYTH domain-containing protein yields the protein MGIEIERKFLVTGEQWRSLATSVAEFAQGYLSTVPERTVRVRLAGEEAWITIKGKASGGQRREYEYPIPVADARELLEELCLQPIIQKNRYRIPVGDLCWEIDEFAGACAGLILAEIELPRADYPLTLPPWVGLEVTDDPRYTNAYLAEHPYQEWST from the coding sequence ATGGGAATTGAAATTGAGCGCAAGTTCCTCGTCACAGGTGAGCAATGGCGGTCCCTGGCCACCAGTGTGGCCGAATTTGCCCAAGGCTACCTCTCAACGGTTCCTGAGCGCACTGTGCGCGTGCGTCTTGCGGGTGAGGAGGCATGGATCACGATCAAGGGTAAAGCCAGTGGTGGCCAACGCCGTGAGTATGAGTATCCTATCCCCGTTGCTGATGCTAGGGAACTCCTTGAGGAATTGTGCCTGCAACCAATCATTCAGAAAAACCGCTATCGCATCCCGGTGGGTGACCTCTGTTGGGAAATTGATGAATTTGCTGGCGCCTGCGCGGGTCTCATTTTGGCAGAAATTGAATTGCCCCGGGCTGACTATCCCCTGACTTTACCCCCCTGGGTTGGCCTTGAGGTGACCGATGATCCTCGCTATACCAATGCCTACTTAGCGGAGCATCCCTATCAGGAGTGGTCAACCTGA
- a CDS encoding M20 family metallopeptidase, producing MLARIRQITHTLTPRLIEIRRHLHRYPELSGQEHQTAAYVAGVLSSAGLTVQQDVGKVGVIAELEGNPKEQRLLAIRTDMDALPIQERTGLEFSSKHTGVMHACGHDVHTTVGLGTAMVLAALKEEFPGRVRFIFQPAEEIAQGASWMIADGAMKEVSAILSLHVFPSIPAGDVAVRYGALTAAADDIELTILGESGHGARPHEAVDAIWIAAQVISALQQAISRTQNPLRPVVLTFGKIQGGRAANVIADQVTLQGTVRSLHPETRATLPNWIEQIVANVCHAYGARYQLHYRRGVPGVENTPYLSQLLAEAATEVVGAPHVHILPEPSLGAEDFALYLEHAPGAMFRLGVGFRDRPNYPLHHPEFAVDEQAIPVGVMTLAHAACRYWQIPY from the coding sequence ATGCTTGCTCGGATTCGCCAGATTACCCACACCCTCACGCCCCGTCTCATTGAAATTCGTCGCCATCTGCACCGCTACCCCGAATTGAGTGGCCAAGAACATCAAACCGCTGCCTATGTGGCGGGGGTGCTTTCCTCCGCAGGCTTAACTGTACAGCAGGATGTGGGCAAAGTGGGGGTGATTGCTGAACTGGAGGGGAATCCTAAAGAACAGCGGCTGTTGGCCATTCGTACCGATATGGATGCCCTGCCGATTCAGGAGCGCACCGGCCTGGAGTTTAGCTCGAAACATACGGGGGTGATGCACGCCTGCGGCCACGATGTCCACACGACAGTGGGTCTTGGCACGGCAATGGTCTTAGCCGCCCTCAAGGAGGAATTCCCTGGCCGCGTGCGGTTTATTTTTCAGCCTGCGGAAGAAATTGCCCAAGGGGCGAGTTGGATGATTGCTGATGGCGCCATGAAGGAGGTGAGTGCCATTTTGTCGCTCCATGTTTTCCCAAGTATTCCAGCAGGGGACGTGGCGGTGCGCTATGGTGCTTTGACAGCCGCTGCCGATGACATTGAGTTAACGATTTTGGGAGAATCGGGGCATGGGGCGCGCCCCCATGAAGCGGTGGATGCCATTTGGATTGCTGCTCAAGTCATCAGTGCTCTGCAACAGGCCATTAGTCGTACCCAAAATCCGTTGCGCCCTGTGGTGCTTACTTTTGGCAAAATTCAAGGGGGACGGGCGGCCAATGTCATTGCTGATCAGGTCACCCTTCAGGGAACCGTGCGATCGCTCCATCCGGAAACCCGTGCCACCCTTCCCAATTGGATTGAGCAAATTGTGGCCAATGTCTGCCACGCCTACGGTGCCCGCTACCAGCTCCACTATCGGCGGGGGGTACCGGGAGTGGAAAATACCCCCTATCTATCGCAATTGCTGGCGGAGGCGGCCACTGAGGTGGTCGGTGCCCCCCATGTGCATATCTTGCCAGAACCGTCCCTTGGGGCAGAGGATTTTGCCCTTTACCTAGAGCACGCCCCCGGTGCGATGTTTCGCCTTGGTGTCGGGTTTCGCGATCGCCCCAACTATCCGCTGCATCACCCTGAATTTGCGGTGGATGAACAGGCCATTCCTGTGGGGGTCATGACCCTTGCCCATGCGGCCTGTCGCTATTGGCAGATTCCCTACTAA
- a CDS encoding LptF/LptG family permease has translation MMLAIARPLQKLPWQLPRLSLLDRYILREMIRPFVFGFGIFTAIAAVIGTVFYLIRNMVEHNLSILSAMEVFFLRLPTFAVLGIPMAMLFGSLLSYSQLSRRSELIACKSCGVSPVRLVRPALLAGFCALLFTFALNELVAPPLAYRAIQTLQLAIQQPQPSFQTRNIFYRRFAAGQLQQLFFAHRFDGRVMGGVTVLNFEQGQLREIITAQKAQWQGSAWLFRQGTYHRLQGDRNYAVAETFVERRFPYPRTPLDLAMETRVPEFMTSREIYRYLQILAESGDTKRLRQWRVQLQEKLSLPFLCLSFAVIGAVLGISSPRQGQGRAFGLSVVIIFGYYVAAFIFTAFGEGGAVSPIVASWLPKGIVSAIALGMLYHANRH, from the coding sequence ATGATGTTGGCGATCGCCCGACCCCTTCAGAAGCTGCCTTGGCAGCTGCCGCGACTCTCCCTGTTGGATCGCTATATCCTGCGGGAGATGATTCGCCCTTTTGTCTTTGGTTTTGGCATTTTTACGGCGATCGCTGCCGTTATTGGTACGGTGTTCTACCTGATTCGCAATATGGTAGAGCACAACTTGAGCATTCTCAGTGCCATGGAAGTTTTTTTTCTGCGCTTACCCACCTTTGCGGTGCTGGGTATTCCCATGGCAATGCTCTTTGGTTCGCTCCTTTCCTATAGTCAACTCTCCCGCCGCAGCGAACTGATTGCCTGTAAAAGCTGTGGGGTGAGTCCAGTGCGTCTGGTGCGACCGGCGCTCTTGGCGGGGTTCTGTGCCTTGCTCTTCACCTTTGCCCTCAATGAACTGGTGGCTCCCCCCCTAGCCTACCGCGCCATCCAGACCCTGCAACTTGCAATTCAACAACCCCAACCCAGTTTCCAGACCCGCAATATCTTCTACCGCCGTTTTGCTGCGGGTCAACTTCAGCAACTCTTTTTTGCCCACCGCTTTGATGGTCGGGTGATGGGTGGAGTGACGGTTCTAAACTTTGAGCAGGGGCAGTTGCGGGAAATTATCACGGCCCAGAAAGCTCAGTGGCAGGGTTCAGCGTGGCTGTTTCGTCAGGGAACCTACCATCGCCTGCAGGGCGATCGCAATTACGCCGTGGCAGAAACGTTTGTAGAGCGCCGGTTTCCTTACCCGCGCACCCCCCTTGATTTAGCCATGGAAACGCGGGTCCCAGAGTTTATGACCAGCCGCGAAATCTATCGGTACTTGCAAATTTTGGCGGAAAGTGGCGATACCAAACGCTTGCGGCAGTGGCGGGTGCAGTTGCAGGAAAAGCTCTCCCTCCCCTTTTTGTGTCTAAGTTTTGCTGTCATTGGCGCTGTTTTGGGGATCAGTTCTCCCCGCCAAGGACAGGGACGAGCCTTTGGGCTGAGTGTGGTGATTATTTTTGGCTACTATGTTGCCGCTTTTATTTTCACTGCCTTTGGCGAGGGGGGGGCAGTGTCGCCCATTGTGGCCAGTTGGTTACCGAAGGGGATTGTGAGCGCGATCGCCCTCGGGATGCTCTACCACGCCAATCGTCATTAG